The following are from one region of the Halobellus limi genome:
- a CDS encoding CNNM domain-containing protein, protein MTPLELSLRLIAGLALILTNGFFVAIEFALTRARQFSEQEFIDGNPALERAWEMTQNLEIYLTTCQVGITASSIAVGIVAEPALAALFEPYFATTPLASIGAGAIIAFGIINLLHLTHGEQTPTYLGVERSRMVCRYGATPLYWFNWLISPLITLGDWIAKATLKLFGIEMTGAWLETEEEVLESRAQLRNRLHSLLEEGELPEERRDEVLGALDIDELSVSEIMVPADDIVALSTTLSVDENFDRIRHTPHTRFPLVGEGLTDFHGIVYAPSIIDHYEDLVDGNVTFTEIAAPSMTLAAETNVSNAFDQFQAEDQELALVLENGEVVGLLTATDTLEAVMGELEDPLDQQAST, encoded by the coding sequence ATGACCCCGCTCGAACTCAGCCTTCGCCTGATCGCTGGTCTCGCTCTCATCTTGACCAACGGCTTTTTCGTCGCTATCGAGTTCGCACTGACGCGCGCTCGGCAGTTCAGCGAACAGGAGTTCATCGACGGGAACCCCGCCCTCGAACGGGCGTGGGAGATGACACAGAACCTGGAGATCTATCTGACGACCTGCCAGGTCGGGATCACGGCGTCGAGTATCGCGGTCGGGATCGTCGCAGAGCCCGCACTGGCGGCGTTGTTCGAGCCGTATTTCGCCACCACGCCGCTCGCGTCCATCGGGGCGGGTGCGATAATCGCATTCGGGATCATCAATCTCTTGCACCTCACCCACGGGGAACAGACACCGACCTACCTCGGCGTCGAGCGCTCTCGGATGGTGTGTCGGTACGGGGCGACGCCGCTGTACTGGTTCAACTGGCTCATCTCCCCGCTCATCACGCTCGGCGACTGGATCGCCAAGGCCACGCTCAAGCTGTTCGGCATCGAGATGACCGGGGCGTGGCTGGAAACCGAAGAGGAGGTCCTCGAATCACGGGCCCAACTCCGCAATCGGCTGCACTCGCTTCTCGAGGAGGGCGAACTCCCGGAGGAGCGGCGCGACGAAGTCCTCGGCGCACTCGATATCGACGAGCTCTCGGTCAGCGAGATTATGGTTCCGGCGGACGACATCGTCGCGCTCTCGACCACGCTCTCGGTCGACGAGAACTTCGATCGCATCCGCCACACGCCGCACACCCGATTCCCGCTGGTGGGCGAGGGGCTGACGGACTTCCACGGGATCGTGTACGCCCCGTCGATCATCGACCACTACGAGGACCTCGTGGACGGCAACGTCACCTTCACCGAGATCGCGGCCCCCTCGATGACACTCGCGGCGGAGACGAACGTCAGCAACGCGTTCGATCAGTTCCAGGCCGAGGATCAGGAACTCGCGCTCGTCCTCGAAAACGGCGAAGTCGTGGGGCTCCTCACGGCGACGGACACCCTCGAAGCGGTGATGGGTGAACTCGAGGATCCGCTCGACCAGCAGGCGTCAACGTGA
- a CDS encoding cation-translocating P-type ATPase, which yields MTPPSADTTHAESWYTTPADEIFSALATDEEGLSSDEADRRLSEYGTNDIREAERTSVLDLLRSQFRNPLIYLLAVAALLSLGTGFIPGGEPSYTEAVFIVLIIAANSVFGFVQDYQASRSIEALRELATPEAIVLRDGEKRSIDAERLVPGDVIYFEQGDAIPADARVLDAEELRTNESPLTGESTPVEKTTGRVAEDTPLAERSNMVYKNTTAVRGRGRAVVVETGMETEVGGIATQLDEADDRQTPFQAEVEHLGKQIGGLVVSLILLVVAVQFLFTATEPTAILLVGITLAVAGVPEGLPAVVTFTLALGAREMVDRNALVRRLPVVESLGSVDVIVTDKTGTVTENRMTVTRLYASGTVVDLSESNAESAPDGVDSQRVAADGDRERRSEVAPLLRCGTLCNNVDRTDDGEYRGEPTEVALRRVADDAGVHPSEERIREIQFSSERKRMTVIVGGEEPTAYMKGAPETVLERCDAVLEGGDVSELTDEKRQEILDRTQSFATDALRVLGFASKPVGDPSADPERIEDGMVFLGLQGMLDPPREGVEDAIADCRSAGVRTVLATGDNLATARAVGEQIGLDSDGALTGGDVTEQSDEELGRTIEDVDVFARVEPDHKVRILHALQGNGHNVVMTGDGVNDAPALTQADVGVAMGQRGTDVARQASDMILQDDNFATIRDAIEEGRGIFENVRKFVNYLVSTNTGEVLVVFLGVLLGSLLLPEQFSGTSQALILTPVLILWINLVADTLPALALGADPHADGLMDRPPRPTDEGVINTRVLVSILTIAVLLAVTGLGIFFYALDRTGSLLRAQSLLFTFIVVVELIRIQVIRSRYDQTLRSNLWLVGAIGASLLVQLAVLYTPLHDFFQVVPLTLVEWGWIAVGFVVFLLLNVALSALNSRLFESRTSE from the coding sequence ATGACTCCCCCCAGCGCTGACACGACCCACGCGGAATCCTGGTATACGACACCGGCAGACGAGATCTTCTCGGCGTTGGCGACCGACGAGGAGGGGCTCTCGTCCGACGAGGCAGACCGCAGGCTATCCGAGTACGGGACGAACGACATCCGCGAGGCCGAACGGACGTCGGTCCTCGATCTGCTCCGCTCTCAGTTCCGTAACCCGCTGATCTATCTTCTCGCCGTGGCGGCGCTTCTGTCACTCGGCACCGGATTCATTCCGGGCGGGGAGCCGAGTTACACGGAGGCGGTGTTCATCGTCCTCATCATCGCCGCCAACAGCGTGTTCGGATTCGTTCAGGATTACCAGGCCAGCCGGTCCATCGAAGCGCTTCGTGAACTCGCAACTCCGGAGGCGATCGTCCTGCGTGACGGTGAGAAACGCTCGATCGACGCGGAGCGACTCGTCCCGGGAGACGTCATTTATTTCGAACAGGGGGACGCGATTCCGGCCGACGCCAGAGTACTCGACGCCGAGGAGTTGCGGACGAACGAGTCTCCGCTCACCGGAGAGAGCACGCCCGTCGAGAAGACGACCGGGCGCGTCGCCGAAGACACGCCGCTTGCCGAGCGCAGCAACATGGTCTACAAGAATACGACCGCCGTGAGGGGTCGAGGCAGGGCGGTCGTCGTCGAGACCGGTATGGAGACGGAGGTCGGGGGTATCGCCACCCAGTTGGACGAGGCTGACGACAGACAGACGCCGTTCCAGGCCGAAGTCGAACACCTCGGCAAGCAAATAGGGGGTCTCGTCGTGTCGTTGATCCTCTTGGTCGTCGCTGTCCAGTTCCTGTTCACGGCGACAGAACCGACCGCGATTCTCCTCGTTGGCATCACCCTCGCCGTCGCGGGCGTTCCGGAGGGGCTCCCTGCGGTCGTGACGTTCACGCTGGCACTGGGCGCACGAGAGATGGTCGATCGGAATGCGCTGGTCAGACGACTCCCGGTCGTAGAGAGCCTCGGTTCGGTCGACGTTATCGTCACCGACAAGACGGGCACGGTGACGGAAAACCGTATGACGGTGACGCGGCTCTACGCCTCCGGCACCGTCGTCGACCTGTCTGAATCGAACGCGGAATCGGCGCCTGACGGGGTTGACAGCCAGCGGGTTGCTGCTGACGGCGATCGAGAGCGTCGTTCGGAAGTCGCCCCGCTGTTGCGGTGTGGGACCCTCTGCAACAACGTGGACCGAACGGACGACGGCGAGTATCGCGGTGAGCCGACCGAAGTCGCCCTCAGGCGGGTGGCGGACGACGCGGGTGTTCACCCGTCCGAAGAGCGGATCCGGGAGATCCAGTTCTCCTCGGAGCGAAAGCGGATGACCGTCATCGTCGGAGGCGAAGAGCCGACGGCGTATATGAAGGGGGCGCCCGAAACCGTCCTGGAACGGTGCGACGCCGTCCTCGAAGGTGGCGACGTGTCCGAACTCACCGACGAAAAGCGACAGGAGATCCTCGACCGAACGCAGTCGTTCGCGACCGACGCGCTTCGGGTGCTGGGATTCGCGTCGAAGCCCGTCGGTGACCCCTCGGCCGACCCGGAGCGAATCGAGGACGGGATGGTGTTTCTCGGCTTACAAGGGATGCTCGATCCACCCCGGGAGGGAGTCGAGGACGCGATCGCCGACTGTCGATCGGCCGGCGTTCGAACGGTGTTGGCGACCGGCGACAACCTCGCGACCGCTCGAGCCGTCGGCGAGCAAATCGGGCTCGACTCCGATGGCGCCCTCACGGGCGGTGACGTCACCGAACAGTCCGACGAGGAACTGGGGCGAACTATCGAAGACGTGGACGTGTTCGCCCGGGTCGAACCGGATCACAAGGTCCGCATTCTGCACGCGCTCCAAGGCAACGGACACAACGTGGTGATGACCGGCGACGGCGTCAACGACGCCCCGGCGCTCACGCAGGCCGACGTCGGGGTGGCGATGGGACAGCGCGGCACCGACGTCGCTCGGCAGGCGTCTGATATGATTCTGCAGGACGACAACTTCGCGACGATTCGCGACGCCATCGAAGAGGGACGGGGCATCTTCGAGAACGTCCGCAAGTTCGTCAACTACCTCGTCTCGACCAACACCGGCGAGGTACTGGTGGTGTTCCTCGGCGTGTTACTCGGGAGTTTGCTCCTCCCCGAACAGTTCTCGGGGACGTCGCAAGCGTTGATCTTGACACCGGTCCTGATCCTCTGGATCAACCTCGTCGCGGACACGCTTCCCGCCCTCGCGTTGGGGGCAGACCCACACGCGGACGGGCTCATGGACCGGCCCCCGCGACCCACCGACGAAGGGGTGATAAACACGCGCGTGCTCGTGTCGATACTGACGATCGCGGTTCTGTTAGCGGTGACGGGCCTGGGTATCTTTTTTTACGCGCTCGACCGCACGGGGTCGCTTCTCCGCGCGCAGTCGCTCCTGTTCACGTTCATCGTGGTCGTCGAGCTGATCCGAATTCAGGTCATCCGCTCTCGGTACGACCAGACGCTCCGCTCGAATCTATGGCTCGTCGGTGCGATCGGCGCGTCACTCCTCGTCCAGCTCGCGGTCCTGTACACACCGCTTCACGACTTCTTCCAGGTCGTTCCCCTCACCCTCGTCGAGTGGGGATGGATCGCCGTCGGGTTCGTCGTGTTCCTCCTCCTCAACGTGGCCCTGTCCGCGCTGAATAGCCGACTGTTCGAATCTCGGACGTCGGAGTAG
- the npdG gene encoding NADPH-dependent F420 reductase: MRIALLGGTGDVGEGLALRLGRDTDHELVIGSRDPGKARRCAEDYLERIGGFAESATVEGDSNRAATEGADIVVLAVPPEHVVDTIEAVSGALDEETIVVSPAVKMSRDDDGFHYERAEAEKSITAAAAEAVPANVPVVGTFHNLPAKRLAALDTELGLDAAIVADDEAAAETVAAVIADVEGLRAVYAGPISNAVEVESITPLLINLAVKNDGMHDVGVRFT; this comes from the coding sequence ATGCGGATTGCACTCTTAGGCGGTACTGGAGACGTCGGTGAGGGACTCGCCTTGCGTCTGGGTCGAGACACGGATCACGAACTCGTCATCGGGTCACGAGATCCAGGAAAAGCGCGTCGGTGCGCCGAGGACTATCTCGAACGAATCGGCGGATTCGCAGAGAGCGCGACGGTCGAAGGCGACTCTAACCGAGCGGCGACGGAGGGCGCCGATATCGTCGTGCTCGCGGTGCCCCCGGAACACGTCGTCGACACGATCGAGGCGGTGAGCGGGGCGTTGGACGAGGAGACGATCGTGGTCAGTCCGGCCGTGAAGATGTCCCGCGACGACGACGGGTTTCACTACGAGAGAGCGGAGGCCGAAAAAAGCATCACGGCGGCCGCCGCGGAGGCCGTCCCCGCGAACGTTCCGGTGGTGGGGACGTTTCACAACCTCCCCGCAAAACGGCTCGCAGCACTCGATACCGAGTTAGGTCTCGACGCCGCGATCGTCGCCGACGACGAGGCGGCGGCCGAAACGGTCGCAGCGGTGATAGCGGACGTCGAGGGGCTTCGGGCCGTCTACGCGGGGCCGATTTCGAACGCCGTCGAGGTCGAATCGATCACGCCGCTCCTGATCAATCTCGCGGTGAAAAACGACGGGATGCACGACGTCGGCGTCCGGTTTACGTGA